A section of the Sphingomonas ginsenosidivorax genome encodes:
- the mgtE gene encoding magnesium transporter has protein sequence MSEIELPEADTETQLDEDDRLKPEFVSAVLDAVEAGDTETARALVEPLHPADIADLFELTPREDRAGLAHAVSDLLDGDVFAEMNDYVREDLIDALTPTEVADLASELDTDDAVAIIEDMDEDEQRAVLRALDPDDRAAIEEALSYPEESAGRLMQRELIAVPEHWTVGDAIDYLRGHEELTTDFWEIFVVDPAHKPIGTCQLSWMLRTPRGIAMADVMKREQTLIPVDMDQEEVALRFQKYALISAAVVDNGGRLVGMITVDDIVHIISEEAGEDTLRLAGAGDGDINEPIRLTVRTRMTWLIVNLGTAMIASSIVGLFQGTIATFALLAVLMPIVSGMGGNAGTQTLAVVVRAIATNQLTSSNTRWMVLRELRIAAANGAMLGTLIGIGTFVIFGNRDLSIVIAAAMLINNVTAGLGGVLVPVTLDRMNVDPAVSSAVFVTTLTDTMGFFSFLGLATLWGLHG, from the coding sequence ATGAGCGAGATCGAGCTTCCCGAGGCGGATACCGAAACCCAGCTCGATGAAGACGATCGGCTGAAGCCCGAATTCGTCAGCGCCGTGCTCGACGCGGTCGAGGCGGGCGATACCGAGACCGCGCGCGCGCTCGTCGAGCCGCTGCATCCGGCCGACATCGCCGATCTGTTCGAGCTGACCCCGCGCGAGGACCGTGCCGGGCTCGCGCATGCGGTCAGCGACCTGCTCGACGGCGACGTTTTCGCCGAGATGAACGATTACGTCCGCGAGGACCTGATCGATGCGCTGACTCCCACCGAGGTCGCCGACCTCGCCTCCGAGCTCGACACCGACGACGCGGTCGCGATCATCGAGGACATGGACGAGGACGAGCAGCGCGCGGTGCTGCGTGCGCTCGACCCCGACGACCGTGCCGCGATCGAGGAGGCGCTGAGCTATCCCGAGGAGTCCGCCGGCCGCCTGATGCAGCGCGAGCTGATCGCGGTGCCCGAGCATTGGACCGTCGGCGACGCGATCGACTATCTGCGCGGTCATGAAGAGCTGACGACCGATTTCTGGGAAATCTTCGTCGTCGACCCCGCGCACAAGCCGATCGGCACCTGCCAGCTGTCGTGGATGCTGCGCACGCCGCGCGGGATCGCGATGGCGGACGTGATGAAGCGCGAGCAGACCCTGATTCCGGTCGACATGGACCAGGAAGAGGTCGCGCTCCGCTTCCAGAAATACGCGCTGATCTCGGCCGCGGTGGTCGACAATGGCGGCCGGCTGGTCGGCATGATCACGGTCGACGACATCGTCCACATCATCTCCGAAGAAGCGGGCGAGGATACGCTCCGCCTGGCCGGCGCCGGCGACGGAGATATCAACGAACCGATCCGTCTGACCGTCCGCACGCGAATGACCTGGCTGATCGTCAACCTTGGCACCGCGATGATCGCGTCGTCGATCGTCGGGCTGTTCCAGGGCACGATCGCGACCTTCGCGCTGCTCGCGGTGCTGATGCCGATCGTCTCGGGGATGGGCGGCAATGCCGGCACGCAGACGCTGGCGGTGGTCGTCCGCGCGATCGCGACCAACCAGCTGACGAGTTCGAACACGCGCTGGATGGTGCTCCGCGAACTGCGCATCGCGGCGGCGAACGGCGCCATGCTGGGCACGCTGATCGGCATCGGCACCTTCGTGATCTTCGGCAACCGCGACCTGTCGATCGTGATCGCGGCGGCCATGCTGATCAACAACGTGACCGCAGGGCTCGGCGGCGTGCTGGTCCCGGTGACGCTCGACCGGATGAACGTCGACCCCGCCGTATCGTCGGCGGTGTTCGTGACGACGCTGACCGACACGATGGGGTTCTTCTCGTTCCTGGGGCTCGCGACCTTGTGGGGGCTGCACGGCTGA
- a CDS encoding DUF1489 family protein: protein MALHLTKVAFGAESVDHLAERLRLRGAEGPVFLTTRYLPKRHEEIAGPIGEGGSLFWILKHQLIARSPILGFGEAEGGRVAIHIDPALVLVQARPKRAHQGWRYLEGADAPVDLGGDASGLDVMPAALVGKLAELALI, encoded by the coding sequence ATGGCGTTGCACCTCACCAAAGTCGCGTTCGGCGCGGAAAGCGTCGATCATCTCGCCGAACGGCTGCGGTTGCGCGGCGCGGAAGGACCGGTGTTCCTCACCACCCGCTATCTGCCCAAGCGGCACGAGGAGATCGCCGGGCCGATCGGCGAAGGGGGTTCGTTGTTCTGGATCCTCAAGCACCAGTTGATCGCGCGATCGCCGATCCTGGGCTTCGGCGAGGCCGAGGGCGGGCGCGTCGCGATCCATATCGATCCCGCGCTGGTGCTGGTCCAGGCGCGGCCCAAGCGCGCGCACCAGGGGTGGCGCTATCTGGAGGGCGCCGACGCGCCGGTCGATCTGGGCGGCGATGCGAGCGGCCTCGACGTCATGCCGGCAGCGCTGGTCGGGAAACTGGCGGAACTGGCGCTGATCTGA
- a CDS encoding GIN domain-containing protein translates to MRYFLLALLLVPAASPAATRTVSVGSFERIRIDGPFEVRVETGRSPGATISGDGRATEEVDVRVTGATLIVGKGLNGWGEQAGQKKGAVLVTLTTPSLVGATVIGGGRVTITGMKAMRVDVSVSGAGSLSLAKADTDQLNATVIGTGQMSLGGRAARARLATSGPGVIDASTLDVGDLIVTVDGVGETKAKARGSAQVTNAGLGSVTVTGPAKCVVKAPAGGPVICGAASP, encoded by the coding sequence ATGAGATATTTCCTGCTCGCATTGCTTCTCGTCCCCGCCGCGTCGCCGGCTGCGACCCGCACGGTCTCTGTCGGCAGCTTCGAACGGATCCGCATCGACGGCCCGTTCGAGGTACGCGTCGAGACCGGGCGGTCGCCGGGTGCGACGATCTCGGGCGACGGGCGCGCGACGGAGGAGGTCGACGTCCGGGTCACCGGTGCGACGCTGATCGTCGGCAAGGGGCTGAATGGCTGGGGCGAGCAGGCCGGGCAGAAGAAGGGAGCGGTGCTCGTGACGCTGACGACGCCCAGCCTCGTCGGCGCCACCGTGATCGGCGGGGGCCGGGTCACGATCACCGGCATGAAGGCGATGCGGGTCGATGTCTCGGTGAGCGGCGCCGGCAGCCTGTCGCTGGCGAAGGCGGATACCGACCAGCTGAACGCCACCGTGATCGGCACCGGCCAGATGAGTCTCGGCGGCCGCGCGGCGCGGGCGCGGCTGGCCACCAGCGGTCCGGGAGTGATCGACGCATCGACGCTCGATGTCGGCGACCTCATCGTTACGGTCGACGGGGTCGGCGAGACCAAGGCGAAGGCGCGCGGGTCGGCGCAGGTAACGAACGCGGGGCTCGGTTCGGTAACGGTGACGGGACCGGCCAAATGCGTCGTGAAGGCGCCGGCCGGTGGGCCGGTAATCTGCGGGGCAGCATCCCCCTGA
- a CDS encoding GIN domain-containing protein, with the protein MKLLALGLLIPLSACSFSSSSDAKGTAIPAQGSGAARTFQIADFTGIALRGSDDIDVRVGTGFSVRAEGASEDLDKLRIGRDGTTLDVGRKPNTGMNWSKGGKVRVFVTLPRLVEADVAGSGNMTVDRIEGGAFAGGIAGSGNLRIAALQVENADFSIAGSGDAIAAGAAKALKIEIAGSGSVDGSKLRAQSASVEIVGSGDATAVVDGPAKVDMIGSGDVDLGPNARCTVSKMGSGTVRCAR; encoded by the coding sequence ATGAAGTTGCTTGCACTCGGCCTGCTCATTCCCCTCTCCGCCTGCTCGTTCTCGTCCAGTAGCGACGCCAAGGGTACCGCCATTCCCGCCCAGGGTAGCGGCGCGGCGCGGACCTTCCAGATCGCCGATTTCACGGGAATCGCGCTGCGCGGGTCGGACGACATCGACGTCCGCGTGGGCACGGGCTTCTCGGTCCGCGCCGAAGGAGCGTCGGAGGATCTCGACAAGCTGCGTATCGGCCGCGACGGCACGACGCTCGACGTCGGACGCAAACCCAATACCGGCATGAACTGGAGCAAGGGCGGGAAGGTCCGGGTGTTCGTCACGCTGCCCCGGCTGGTCGAGGCCGATGTCGCCGGATCGGGCAACATGACGGTGGACCGGATCGAGGGCGGCGCGTTCGCGGGCGGAATCGCGGGGTCGGGCAACCTCCGCATCGCCGCGCTGCAGGTCGAGAATGCCGATTTCTCGATCGCGGGATCGGGCGATGCGATCGCGGCGGGGGCCGCCAAGGCGCTCAAGATCGAGATCGCCGGGTCCGGCAGCGTCGACGGCAGCAAGCTGCGCGCGCAGTCGGCCAGCGTCGAGATCGTCGGTTCGGGTGACGCGACCGCGGTCGTCGACGGTCCGGCCAAGGTCGACATGATCGGGTCGGGCGATGTCGACCTGGGCCCGAACGCGCGCTGCACCGTGTCCAAGATGGGGTCCGGCACGGTACGCTGCGCCCGCTGA
- a CDS encoding CarD family transcriptional regulator: MAAKALSFDVGDYVVYPKHGVGRVIELQRSEIAGMTLELYVLRFEKERMTLRVPTNKAESVGMRKLSSDKTMREAMDTLKGKPKVKRTMWSRRAQEYEAKINSGDLVSIAEVVRDLFRADDQPEQSYSERQIFEGATSRLARELAAMEEIDEPKAQEKILEILRAAAAIYNKDKVPA, from the coding sequence ATGGCTGCCAAGGCACTGTCCTTCGACGTCGGTGATTATGTCGTTTACCCAAAGCACGGCGTCGGCCGCGTGATCGAGCTGCAACGCTCCGAAATCGCCGGCATGACCCTGGAACTCTATGTGCTGCGGTTCGAGAAGGAGCGCATGACGCTCCGCGTGCCGACCAACAAGGCCGAGAGCGTCGGCATGCGCAAGCTGTCGTCGGACAAGACGATGCGCGAGGCGATGGATACGCTGAAGGGCAAGCCCAAGGTCAAGCGCACCATGTGGTCGCGCCGCGCGCAGGAATATGAGGCAAAGATCAACTCGGGCGACCTGGTGTCGATCGCCGAAGTGGTCCGCGACCTGTTCCGTGCCGACGACCAGCCCGAGCAGAGCTATTCCGAGCGCCAGATCTTCGAAGGCGCGACCAGCCGCCTCGCACGCGAACTGGCCGCGATGGAAGAGATCGACGAGCCCAAGGCGCAGGAGAAGATCCTCGAGATCCTCCGCGCCGCCGCTGCGATCTACAACAAGGACAAGGTGCCGGCGTAA
- the fdxA gene encoding ferredoxin FdxA, with product MTYVVTDACIRCKYMDCVEVCPVDCFYEGENMLVINPSECIDCGVCEPECPAEAILPDTESGLEQWLELNTTFSAQWPNVTRNANQTPPDADAMKGVEGKFDKYFSPEPGAGD from the coding sequence ATGACCTACGTCGTCACCGATGCCTGCATCCGCTGCAAGTACATGGACTGCGTGGAAGTGTGCCCCGTGGACTGCTTCTACGAAGGCGAGAACATGCTCGTCATCAACCCGAGCGAGTGCATCGACTGCGGCGTGTGCGAGCCCGAATGCCCCGCCGAAGCGATCCTGCCCGACACCGAGAGCGGGCTCGAGCAGTGGCTCGAACTCAACACGACGTTCTCGGCGCAATGGCCCAACGTCACGCGCAACGCGAACCAGACGCCGCCGGACGCCGACGCGATGAAGGGCGTCGAGGGCAAGTTCGACAAGTATTTCTCGCCGGAGCCCGGCGCCGGCGACTGA
- a CDS encoding RNA-binding S4 domain-containing protein encodes MAEAMRIDRFLWFVRLAKTRSAAQAIAEKGRLRIDGRPIDRAHCPVRIGNVLTFAANDRVRVIRVEALPVRRGPAPEAQACYQDLIAGQTEDV; translated from the coding sequence ATGGCTGAGGCGATGCGGATCGATCGCTTCCTGTGGTTCGTGCGTCTCGCCAAGACGCGCAGCGCCGCGCAGGCGATCGCCGAGAAGGGGCGGCTGCGCATCGATGGTCGGCCGATCGACCGCGCGCATTGCCCGGTCCGCATCGGGAACGTCCTGACCTTCGCTGCCAACGACCGCGTCCGCGTCATCCGGGTCGAGGCGCTGCCGGTCCGACGCGGCCCCGCCCCGGAGGCGCAGGCGTGCTACCAGGATCTGATCGCGGGGCAGACGGAGGACGTCTGA